In a single window of the Gemmatimonadaceae bacterium genome:
- a CDS encoding DUF4440 domain-containing protein, with protein MRAPAIAVAAALLSVACASEPSLDTERNAILHADNAWLAAAASRNVDSTLSFWTDDARVISPGEPPIVGRDAIRKMLTDAYALPDFTVSWHTDEVIVGRGGNMAYSLGTNQFTMPNPSGGIDTLRGQGVVVWRKGDDGRWRSAVDSWTPAPAPAPAGSPR; from the coding sequence ATGCGTGCCCCAGCCATAGCAGTCGCCGCTGCCTTGCTGTCCGTCGCCTGCGCGTCCGAGCCGAGCCTGGACACCGAGCGCAATGCCATACTCCACGCGGACAACGCGTGGCTGGCGGCGGCGGCGAGCCGCAACGTGGATTCGACGCTCAGCTTCTGGACCGACGACGCCAGGGTGATCAGCCCCGGTGAGCCCCCGATCGTGGGACGCGACGCGATCCGCAAGATGCTCACGGACGCATACGCCCTCCCCGACTTCACCGTGTCATGGCATACCGACGAGGTCATCGTCGGGCGTGGCGGCAACATGGCGTACTCCCTCGGCACGAATCAGTTCACGATGCCGAACCCATCGGGCGGAATCGACACGCTTCGCGGCCAGGGTGTGGTCGTCTGGCGGAAAGGCGACGACGGCCGCTGGCGCTCGGCAGTCGACAGCTGGACGCCGGCACCGGCGCCGGCGCCGGCGGGATCGCCCCGGTAG
- a CDS encoding CocE/NonD family hydrolase: MRLRIALTASLAFLAAPAFAQGRTPQELQALRAQRDSLERELQSIAVVERKIMLPMRDGARMQLDVYRPKNAAAGVPAVFVRTPYNMNFWDVTTGAPADMTTQLTAVKRGYALVLGNERGHFFSEGNYDILGPPLSDGVEEIEWIASRPWSNGKVGLIGCSSTAEWQMAVAARAPKGLAAIVPQGFGAGVGRVAPYFEQGNWYRGGAVQLLFVSWIAGQQNQVRPMFPPNTSQEYLVRAARLFDLAQRAAPIDWAKAFWHLPTRDLIENAGGPRGIFADSMPVPTGGAMIQRAPNDPAWYRGGLFHDNMKINVPGLWFMSWYDVSTGPNLATFNHVRRTADPAIGNRQYAFIAPTLHCAYRRATENTVVGERSVGDARYDYDALTYGWFDHFLKGENNGLLDTMPKVRYYTMGSNKWQSSDTWPPRGAQPMTFYLSSGGRANTLNGDGVLMLRPPARDRPDSFTYDPMHPVPSLGGNVCCQGNALTGGAMDQRRIEERPDVLVYTSEPLAQGLEVSGPIDFTVYVSSDRRDTDITVKLLDVYPDGRAYNLDETIQRLRYRDGYDRQVFMQPGRVYKVAFQPMTTSNWFAPGHRIRIEVSSSNFPRFDRNLNTGGNNYDETAGLAARNVVHHSRTYPSSLTLSVVRNRR; the protein is encoded by the coding sequence ATGCGCCTCCGTATCGCACTCACCGCCTCTCTCGCATTCCTCGCCGCCCCCGCCTTCGCGCAGGGCCGCACCCCACAAGAGCTGCAGGCGCTCCGCGCGCAACGCGACTCGCTCGAGCGGGAGCTCCAGTCCATCGCCGTAGTCGAGCGCAAGATCATGCTCCCCATGCGCGACGGCGCGCGCATGCAGCTCGACGTGTACCGCCCAAAGAACGCGGCCGCAGGCGTCCCCGCCGTCTTCGTGCGCACGCCGTACAACATGAACTTCTGGGACGTCACCACCGGCGCGCCGGCGGACATGACTACGCAGCTCACCGCCGTGAAGCGCGGCTACGCGCTCGTGCTCGGCAACGAGCGCGGCCACTTCTTCTCCGAGGGCAACTACGACATCCTCGGCCCGCCGCTGAGCGACGGCGTCGAGGAGATCGAGTGGATCGCGTCCCGGCCATGGTCCAACGGAAAGGTCGGCCTCATCGGCTGTTCGTCCACGGCCGAGTGGCAGATGGCGGTCGCGGCCCGGGCGCCGAAAGGATTGGCGGCGATCGTCCCGCAGGGGTTCGGCGCCGGCGTGGGCCGCGTCGCGCCGTACTTCGAGCAGGGGAACTGGTACCGCGGCGGCGCGGTGCAGCTGCTGTTCGTCTCCTGGATCGCGGGCCAGCAGAACCAGGTCCGGCCCATGTTTCCGCCGAACACGTCGCAGGAATATCTCGTTCGCGCCGCGCGGCTGTTCGATCTCGCCCAGCGCGCCGCGCCGATCGACTGGGCGAAAGCGTTCTGGCATTTGCCGACGCGGGACCTCATCGAGAACGCCGGTGGCCCGCGCGGCATCTTCGCCGACTCGATGCCCGTTCCTACGGGCGGCGCGATGATCCAGCGCGCGCCCAACGATCCGGCGTGGTACCGCGGCGGGCTCTTTCACGACAACATGAAGATCAACGTCCCGGGACTCTGGTTCATGTCCTGGTACGACGTCAGCACCGGGCCCAACCTGGCGACGTTCAATCACGTGCGCCGCACCGCCGACCCCGCCATCGGCAACCGGCAGTACGCCTTCATCGCCCCTACCCTGCACTGCGCGTACAGGAGAGCGACGGAGAACACGGTCGTCGGCGAGCGGAGCGTGGGCGACGCGCGCTACGACTACGACGCGCTCACCTACGGTTGGTTCGACCACTTCCTGAAAGGAGAGAACAACGGCCTGCTCGACACGATGCCCAAGGTCCGCTACTACACGATGGGCAGCAATAAATGGCAGAGCAGCGACACGTGGCCGCCGCGCGGCGCGCAGCCGATGACGTTCTATCTGAGCAGCGGCGGCAGGGCCAACACGCTCAATGGCGACGGCGTGCTCATGCTGCGGCCGCCGGCGCGGGACAGGCCCGACTCCTTCACCTACGATCCCATGCACCCGGTGCCCTCGCTCGGCGGCAACGTCTGCTGCCAGGGAAACGCGCTCACCGGCGGCGCGATGGATCAGCGCAGGATCGAGGAGCGCCCCGACGTGCTGGTGTACACGTCCGAGCCGCTCGCGCAAGGGCTCGAGGTGAGCGGGCCGATCGACTTCACCGTGTACGTGTCGTCGGACCGCAGGGACACGGACATCACCGTGAAGCTGCTCGACGTGTATCCGGACGGGCGCGCGTACAACCTGGACGAGACGATTCAGCGGCTGCGCTATCGCGACGGCTACGACAGGCAGGTCTTCATGCAGCCGGGGCGGGTGTACAAGGTGGCGTTCCAGCCCATGACGACGAGCAACTGGTTCGCTCCGGGGCACCGCATCCGCATCGAGGTGTCGAGCTCCAACTTCCCGCGCTTCGACCGCAACCTGAACACGGGCGGCAACAATTACGACGAGACGGCGGGGCTCGCCGCGCGGAACGTGGTGCACCACTCGCGGACGTATCCGTCGAGCCTCACGCTGAGCGTCGTGCGCAACCGCAGGTGA
- a CDS encoding nucleotidyltransferase domain-containing protein, translating to MGFLTTPLDSAFGSRSKVRLLRLLVEQDRTVSAREAARLTGSTNPAMLAAVNELAKLGLIHREISGRQFLCRANRDHRLFKTFKRLFRDESHWPATFFDTIRASLTAVEQKGGIVSGGRAHVTAAWLFGSAATGEDKPGSDIDLFVLTSDDEGVQRILEAIADNVAGWRKEFGADVRPVVMAREQVATQLRKDNRFLRRAIRSARMIMGEIPRELCNGKTHNDTKNR from the coding sequence ATGGGATTCCTTACCACGCCTCTGGACAGCGCATTCGGGTCGAGAAGCAAGGTCCGGCTGCTTCGCCTTCTTGTCGAGCAGGATCGCACAGTCTCCGCGCGTGAAGCCGCGCGCCTGACCGGGAGCACGAACCCGGCGATGCTCGCCGCCGTGAATGAATTGGCCAAGCTGGGGCTCATTCACCGTGAGATTTCCGGCCGCCAATTTCTTTGCCGGGCGAACCGCGACCACAGGCTTTTCAAGACGTTTAAGCGGCTCTTCCGTGACGAATCGCATTGGCCCGCCACGTTTTTCGACACGATCAGGGCCAGCCTGACTGCCGTCGAGCAGAAAGGCGGGATCGTCTCCGGAGGTCGAGCTCATGTGACCGCTGCCTGGTTATTTGGAAGCGCGGCTACGGGCGAGGACAAACCGGGAAGCGACATCGACCTTTTTGTTCTGACCAGCGATGACGAGGGCGTGCAGCGGATTCTCGAGGCTATCGCTGACAACGTGGCTGGTTGGCGAAAGGAGTTCGGCGCCGACGTGCGGCCCGTTGTAATGGCGCGAGAGCAGGTCGCTACGCAGCTCCGCAAGGACAACAGGTTTTTGAGACGGGCAATACGTTCCGCCAGAATGATCATGGGCGAGATCCCGCGGGAGCTTTGCAATGGTAAAACGCACAACGACACGAAGAACCGATAG